Below is a window of Caldalkalibacillus thermarum DNA.
AGGCGGCTACGGGACGGCGTCCAGTCGTGATTGGAAAGCCTAGCCCAGTCATGTTTCAAATAGCAACCGAAGATCTACCTGCTAATGCACGCATTGTCATGATTGGAGACTCACCCGAAACCGACATTCTCGGGGCGCATGGAATGGGTTATACGGGAATCCTTATCTCCGAAGCGCCAGTCACTTTCCCTTCCAAATACGATTTTCGTGCTCCGGATGTTACAATTCGCAACTTGTCATCCTTGTTTGATCCTGCAATGACTGTTGTACCGTGGAGCAAACCGCCATTTCCCTGGCCAGAACGCGTAGAACCCGGTGTTGCGGCAGTGGTGTTCAATGAGCAAGGAGATGTTCTTCTGATGAAACGCATTGACAATGGATTATGGGGGATTCCCTCTGGACATGTTGAACCCGGTGAGACCGTCGAAGAAGCCATTAAGCGTGAAGTCATGGAGGAAACAGGTCTGGAAGTAACAGTGGAACGGCTTATCGGTGTCTACTCCCATCCAGCATCACAAGTGTTCAGCTATCCTTCGGGCGACGTAGTTCAGTTTATAACATTGTGTTTCCTCTGTCGTGTGGATGGCGGGAACATACGAGCCGATAGAAAAGAATCCGCAGAAGTCAAGTTCTTTAATCCAGCGGAACTTCCCGCCGATATGCTTCCTATGCATCCACAGTGGTTGATGGATGCATTAGCATCCGATTTTTCTGCATTTATAAGATAGATAGAGGTTTTATGACATCCTTCCCCGAATAAATTCGGGGGTAGATAGCATATAAAAAAGACGGCTAGCAAACTGAGCCGTCTTTTTTGGTACGCCCGGCATGGGTGCATGACTATAGGGTGAAAGTCCCGAACGGGGGCTGGCGAGCGCCTACCGTTAGCTGAAAGCAAGGGTGTCCGCCGTGAGGCGGAATCTGGTGTTGCTGGAGGCAAACACTCGACCTGAGGTACACGAACCCAATTTGAGGCTGTTACAACCGGATGAGTCTGCCAAACAAGACGAAGTCCAAAGCCGCCAAGGGTTGTGGCAGTATATTGGGCAGGTACATGAGTGGAAAGTCCGTGCTCTTATCCGGGGAGGCCTGTACGGTACGCCATCTGAAGATGGTAACCAAAACCGAAAGGTTTTGCT
It encodes the following:
- a CDS encoding HAD-IIA family hydrolase, giving the protein MIAAEFDVFLFDLDGVIYLENELLPDVKLSLERLRQMGKIIRFLTNDPRATREQVTQRLRRLGLDVNEQQVYTSGWATIQYIQRRGYSSVFALGTPDFLSEMRSNLQQVRINTDNQPQAVVIGYDDDITMRQVNKAVQYIQQGSDFIATNGDTSFPVSSGRSLATGSLIRAVQAATGRRPVVIGKPSPVMFQIATEDLPANARIVMIGDSPETDILGAHGMGYTGILISEAPVTFPSKYDFRAPDVTIRNLSSLFDPAMTVVPWSKPPFPWPERVEPGVAAVVFNEQGDVLLMKRIDNGLWGIPSGHVEPGETVEEAIKREVMEETGLEVTVERLIGVYSHPASQVFSYPSGDVVQFITLCFLCRVDGGNIRADRKESAEVKFFNPAELPADMLPMHPQWLMDALASDFSAFIR